A segment of the Streptomyces sp. L2 genome:
CCTCGGTCAGTCGCACCCGGTACAGCTTCGCGATCAGGTCACCGATCAGCCGCCGAGTCCATAACTGTCCACTCAGCCCCACATCGCAGGGCCGGTGATCGAGGACCGCCTGCCGCACCGCCGCCTGCTCGGACTCCCCGAGCACCTGGTGCACCCCGACCGGCTTGCCGCGCGGGCGCATGACCAGCGCCTCCCGGCCACCGGCCTGCCACTTCGCCCACCAGATGTCGACCGCCTTCAACGACACCCCGAACACTGCCGCCACGTCCTCACGGTCCCGCCCCGCCACCAGTGCGGCCACCGCCCGCAGCCGCAGGGCCTCCTACGCCGACGGCGACAGATGCCGCGCGTCCCCCACCAGATCGCTCACACCCCACCAACGACCCAGAACCCGAACCGTTTCGGATCAAATATGACTGTCAGATGAATCGCAGGCCGCCCGCAGGATATCCCTTCAGGGAACACACTCGATGCGAATTGCAGTCACCCCAACAACATCTCGCAGGTTCGGCGCGACTACACAAACGCACGACCAGTCACCACGTGAAACCGAGAAGACCAGCACTTCTGCCAGGGAGCTAGCCCGAATCGCTTCAAGGAACTTGTCGAGTTCTTCCGCCTCACCTCCTCTGCTTCTGAGTCCCGTCGCACGGGACGAATAGAGCGCCTCCACATCGCACCTCGCCGCCGGGGTGGCGCGATAGGAGAAATCGTTCCAGCTGGCCAGGATATCCAGCCCATGTCGAGCAGAGGCCCACCCCAAGCTGGCAAGCGCGGCAGCATCTGACGAGCCGCAGTTCCGTCAATCTCCATCGCCACGTGACTCCCGTTCCTGGCTGACGGCTTGACGATAGTCAGCGTAGATCGAAAACCTCGGCACCCTGCACAAGGTTTTCCACAAGAACTTCACTCTCGCCCCACTTGTCTTCGCCGTATAGCGCCATCTGTCGAAGTGGATTTCCTGGGGTCGGAAGAGAAATTCTGAGAATCACGCCCGGAGTTTCCCCGTCACGCACCCCCATGGCATACCTTCGCGCAACCTCAGGGCTGGTCGTCCACGAGGTGTATATGCTCTCCGTGTTGTTGTCATTGTGTTCCACCGATGTTGCCTTGCCGCCCCGCGGCGCTGCCCGCCCCTCCAGAGCGTTCTGAAAACCGGGATGCCCCTCAGGTACGCCTCGGTAAAGATATCGCCCGCCAGGATGCTCGGCTTTGAGGCTGCCGAACGTGTCACAATTGTGAACGAGGACCGGGGTATGGCCCGCAAGCACATAGCACGTGTGCTACGCGGCACGTCTCTACCTGCTTTTTCGCTGGTCAGCGCGGTGTTTGCGTTCCCCTGGCGTCCGTGGTTGTGCGGGGAAATCCGTGGCTGTTGCCGCTGACGTTGAAAGGGTGGGGTGACAGCGGGCGTTGGTGGTGCTACATCCTCGTCATGAGGTACGCGGATGGCGGCGGCTTGACCGCTGTGGGGCGGGCGAAGCGTGAAGCGGTGCGCTTCGGGGCCGCGGAGATGTTCGAGCAGGGGGTGCGGCCGCCGGAGGCGGCCCGCCGGTTACGAGTGTCGCGGAAGTCGGCGTACGCCTGGCACGCTGCCTGGCGCAAGGGCGGCAGAGCGGCTCTGGTGTCCAAGGGGGCCGGCGGCTTTCCGTGTCAGCTCAGTGACGGCCAGGCGGAACGCCTGCAGGTCGGGTTGGAGGCTGGCCCGGCCGCGCACGGCTGGATGGAGGATCAGCGGTGGACCCTTGCCAGGGTCGCGGAGCTGATCCATCGCCTGTTCGGCTACCAGTACACCCCGCGTGGGGTGTCGTATCTGCTGCACCGGCTGGGCTGGTCGCCGCAGGTGCCCGCGCACCGGGCGGTCGAACGCGACGAGCAACCGGTCGCGCGGTGGCGGACGGAGCAGTGGTCGCGGGTAAGAGGACGGCCCAGCTCCTGGGCGCGTGGATAGTCTTCGAGGACGAGGCCGGGCAGGACCTGAAGCCAGCGAAGGGCCGTACGTGGTCCCGGCGTGGCCGGACTCCGGTGATCAAGGTGACGGGGAAGGGCTCGGGCCGGGTCCTGATGGCCGGGATGATCTGCCTCAGACCGGGCCGCGAGACCCGTCTGATCTACCGGACGCAGACATATCGAGGCCGTACGGGCGAGAAGAAGGGCTTCAGGGCTCGCGAGTTCGCCGCCCTTCTCACCGATACCCACCGACGACTCGGGGCGCCGCTGATCGTGGTGTGGGACAACGCCAGCACCCACCACGCCAAGGCCCTGCGGGAGTTCTGCGACCGCAACAGCGACTGGCTCATCATCGTCAAGCTCCCGCCCTACGCGCCCGACCTCAATCCCGTCGAAGGTGTCTGGGCCCATGTGAAGAAGTCCCTGGCCAACCCTGCACCCCGCGCGATCGAAGACCTCACTCCGCTCGTGAAGAACCGACTACGCGGCATCCAACGTCGACCCGAGGTCCTCGACGGACTTATCGCCGAGACCGGACTGGCGCCGGAGCCCCCGTAACCCAGTCACCCCACCCTTTCAACGTCAGCGTCAACTACTGCCGTCAGACCGCCCTGAAAAGCCGCAGCAGCCCTCTCCGGAAAAACGGCGGGGGCTGCTTTCTTGCACACTCTTTGGTTAGCCGCCCGTACACCTCAGGCCAACGAGAAGACGGAATTCAGGCCCGGTTCCGCGATGAACCAAGAAACCCGAATAGACCATCATTAACCATTCCCCTCACCCGCAAGCAGGGCCCGGAGACGCCTAACCTCTTCCACGAGGCGCGGCACAGCCTCCCGCGCCATTACAATGAAGGCTGCGTTCTCATCCCAGCGTTCGTCGCCAGAATCGACGTATCGCGGATGCTGAACCAAAGTTGCGGCAATTATGTCTCGATGATCAAAATTCGGCCACCTCTCGGCAGCGCCAGTGTCGGGAGCCGTGCTCACCGCCACAAGATTCATGGCGGAGTCATCGTCCAAGGTCCTAACGAACCAAGGCGCCGGAGTGGCCGCAGAGCACAACTCCTCGATATCCTCGAGTTCATCTTCACGCATGTGGCCACCTTCTACCAGCCCGTTTACCCGGTCTGGGGTGCCCCGCAAGCTAGCAAGCGCGGGGCACCCCAAACAACATGATCAACTAATATCGCTCGCTCGAATATCCGAGTCTTTCGATATTCTTATAGAATCTCTTGTCGTTTGTAATGATCGGCAATCCATCCTGTATCGCCGAATGCAAGACCGAAGCATCGTCGTCGGCAATCATCGGATTGAATGACTTACCCTTCCACATGCCCCTGAGGCGAGCCTGGAGCGAAGCAACGCCTTCGCTGGTGGAAGCCGGTCCCATGCGTCCTCCCCGCTCCGACAACCAGCTACCAATGGCATCTGCCGAGTGTCCACCTTCGAGTAGTTCGCGATGAGCAGTCGGCGAAAGCACCGGGGCACGCCCCGCCAAGGCGGCATCTACTTCAGCGGTCCTTGCGCCCGAGAGGGCATCCGTCACCGCATTCGTGTCGACTGCCACCTCGCCGCAATTGTGAACCAGGACCGGCGTGGCCCCCGCCAGCACATAGTACGTGTGGAGGGTGTCAACGGTCAGGTTGTACATGTCACGGTCGCCGGGGCGGACCGTGACTGCGGCGACGCGTACATGGTGGTTGGTGGCGGTGTTGAGGGCGTGGCCAGGCTGGAGTTGGCCGGCGGGGACCCAGGTATGGAGGGTGTCGTCCCAGAAGGGGTGTTTGGCGTTGGTGTGGACGGTGGCGGTGGTCCCGTCCGTGCGGCGGATGCGGAGGTCTATGAGGTCGTAGTCATGGTTGACGTGGGTCGCGGTGACGGTGTGCGGGTTCCTGTGCTTGCCGGTGGCGGGGTCAGCGGCTTCTACCTTGTCGCCGGGTTTGATCTCGGCGATCGGTTTCGTCTTGCCGTGATCCATGAGGACCGGGGTGTCCGGGGTGAAGCTGCACCCGGTGCCCTCGGGCTCACCATGGCGTGCCGTTTTGCCCGCGTCGGCAACGTCGCCGGCCGCGTCCTCGACCGCCTCGCCTGCTTCCTCGGCTCGCTTCAGCTTCTTCAGCTTGAGCAGCTTGAGAGCTTTGAAGTACTTGGTGGGGAGCGGCAGGTCCGTCGCGGCCCAGCCGCAATGGGAATTCAGGCCGGGATTACCGGCGCATGCCTTCCACTCGCCGATGTCCGGGACGACCATCTTGATGGCCAGCGTGAGGGCCGTTACGGGGTAGTGGTTGTACGTGACCTTCGTGCCGACAGTTGGCTGGTCGCTGCCCCGCTTGACGATGCTGTGGACTCGGTTCTGCGAGTCGTAGAGGTAGTGGTCGTTCTCCCAGTGATAGCCCCAGGTTCCGTCGCTGTTCGGGCTAAACCAGTCCCGGTAGGTGTCGGTGCCGTCTGTACATCCCCTGTCGCAGGTGGAGACCGGCTTGAGTCCCGTGGGGTCGCTGGCGGTGGTGGGGTTGTTGGCGGCGTAGCTGTAGCCGTTGAGGCTTTGGACGTCGTTCGGGGAGAGGAGTGGGTCGGTGCTGAGGAATTGACCGATGGTGGGGTCGTATTCGCGGGCGCCGATGTGGGTGAGGCCGGTGTTTGTGTCGCGGGTTTTGCCGAGGAAGCCCTTGTCGTCGGGCCATGGGCCGTAGGCGGGCGTGCCTCGGTCGGCGCCGAAGGGGGTGGTGTAGCGCTTGGTGTAGGTCTGGGCGGTGTCGGGGGTGAGGGCGAGGCTGGAGGTGCCGTGCCGGTCGCCCGTGAGGAAGGTGAGCTTCTCGTGGCCGGTCTGGTTGGAGCGCATGGCCGCGGTGATGCCGGCGGCGGAGTAGTAGCGCTGGGCCCAGGTGGTGCCGTCGGCGCGGAGGTGGAGTTCGGTTGCGCCGTCGTAGAGGACGCGTTCGCCGTCCTGGGTGGAGCGGATCAGCAGGTTGCCGCCCGCGTCGTAGATGTAGTCGGTCGAGGTGCCGGCTTCAGTGAGCTTGGTCAGCTTGCCTTCGGGCGACCAGATGAGTTCTTGTCCGGCGGAGCTTCCGGGACGTGTCTTGGTGTTGCCCGTGGCGTAGTAGCTGTACGAGCGCTCGGGGCTGGTGCAGTCGCTCTTGGTGGTGGTGCCGGTGAGGGTGTGGGGCTGGGTGGTGCTGGTGTAGCAGTAGGTGGTGTGTTTGTCGCCGGTGCCGGTGTGGGCGGTTTCGGTGAGGCGTTGTCCGGCGGTGTTGTAGGTGTAGCTGGTCCAGTACGGGGCCGGGCCGGTCAGGGTGGCGGTGTCGCGGGTGTCGGTACAGTTCTGGGATGCGGGGGTCCAGGCTTCGGTGAGGCGCTGGTGGGCGTCGTAGGTGAAGCACTGGGTGTCGGCGCTGGTGTGGCCGCCGAGGGTGGTGGGGTCGTTGATCTCGGTGACGTTGCCGGTCTGGTCGTAGGTGTAGTTGAGGTCCTGCAGCATGTACGGGTGGGTCTGGTCCGTGACATGGCTGCGGGCCAGGCGGCCGGTGCCTGCTTCGTAGGTGTTGGTGACGTAGACGTCCTTGGTGCCCTCACCTCCGGTGCCCGAGGTGAGCTGTTCGGGCTGGCCGAGGGCGGAGTAGGTCGCATTCCGCAGGTAGCCGGGCATCGAGGTCAGATCACCCAGGTCGTCGTACCGGAACTCGATGATCTCCGACTCAAGGCCGCCGAGTGCGGGTTCCTTCTCGTACTGCTGAGTGCCGTCGATGTTGTAGTACGTCTCGTGCGCCAGTGTGGACGGCACGCCCGCCTTGACGAACGGGTCACTGTCCGGCAGACGCAGCTCGGTCGCGGTGGGCCGGCCCAGGGTGTCGTACTGGGTGATCTCCCGGGTGTAGGCGGCCCCGGTCTTGCCGCCGACGTAGCGGGTGGACGTGGTGGGTAGGCCCTTGAGGACCGTGTCGTAGGTGTAGGCGGTCTGCTGGTTGGCGTCCGTCTTCGAACCCGTCCAGGTGCCCGTGGGCCGGCCGAGTTCGTCGTAGGCGGTCAGGAGCGACGTGCCACGGGAGTCGGTGGTCTTGGTGACCTGGTCGAGCGCGTTGTACTCGGCGGTCGCCTTGCCCTTGTCGGGGTCGTCGGCGCTGGTCTGCCGACCGAACAGGTCATATCCGTAGGACCACTTCGCGCCGTCCGGGCCGGTGACCGACGCCTGCTTGCCGTCGGGCGCGTACGTGAACTTCACCGACGTGTACGAGGCCCCGGGGCCGGTGCCGAACGCAGTGTCCGCCGGACTCACCGACGCGTATTCGCGCGTCTCCGTAGCCTGGCCCCGCACGTCGGTGATCGTCCGCTTGGCCGAGCCGCCGTCCAGGGCTGTGGTGGCCGTGGAGTCACCGGTGTAGCTGGTGGTCGTGGACCACTTCTTCACCCCGAACACGTACAGAGTGCTGGACGTGGCACGGCCCGCCCCGTCGAACACGGTCTCCGTCTGTCTCGGGGCCTCACCGGAACTGACACGGGTGTAGGTGCCGTTCGGTGTACTGGTGGTGTCGAAGATGTCCGCGTGCGTCTCGTACGCCAGACCGCGAGTGTCGTACCGCCTGTCGGTCAGCAGACGGCCGCCCTGCGGGGTCGGCGACTGCGTCTGTATCGGGCGCAGGAGCGAGTCGTACAGCGCGTAGCCGGTGTTGTAGGTGACGCCGTCCTTCTTCAGTGTCGAGGTCGACACCCAGGACGGTTTGGTGTTGCCCGGGTGGTAGGTGAAAATCTCGCTGGCCGCGTCGCCGGCGCCTCGGCTCCGGTCTGGTGTCCAGACCGCTGTGAGGCGCCCCAGAGCGTCGTAAGAGTTTTCGGTCTTCTTCAGATTGATGTCGTAGCTGCGCAGGGCCAAGCCGCGCCGCGGATCGAGGAAATTGACCGACCGGTAGCCCTTGGCGTCGGTGGAGATGGTCTTGGTCAGCGGGCCCGCGTCGACCGGTGTGTACGCGATGGATGTAGTGTGACCCGCCGCATTCGTCTCCGACAGGAGGCGGCCGAGCGGATCGTACGAGGCATTGGCTACCGTCTGCCACCCTGTCGGCAGGCGCTCACCCGCGGTGTCCGCCGTGACCGCGTATCCGGTGACCCGGCCCATCCAAGTGAGCTCGTCCTTGGTCGGTTTCTGCGCCGCTGACCATCCCGCGGCCTTCGGGTTGTCGAAGACAGCGGCCACGTCCAACAGGACGTCACCGCGAGTGCTGGAAGACGCGGGAAGGCCGAGTTTGCTGTCGGTCACCGTGCACGGCTGTGCGACTGTCCGCTTACGGGAGACGAGGCTGGTGATGCCGAGGCCGGAGTTGCGGGCGTACCAGGTGCGGGTGCAGGTCTCGTCGCCGCCCTTGCCGACCTGCCCGTAGTCGTCGGACGAGGTGACCATGCCGAGGGTGTCGTAGTGCTGGTTGGTGGCCCGGCTGCGCCAGGTCTTCGAACCGGTCAGGTAGGTGCTGGTGTACGTCGTGGTCGGGCGGACCCACAGCGCGAGCCGGCCGGCCGCGTCCGGGACCGTCTGTACGGCCGTCTGCCGGTAGGTGTAGTTGTTGAAGGTGCTGGCGATGGGCTGGTTGCCGTTGTAGGTGACCTGCTGGCGCAGCACACCTTTGTAGCGGTCGCGGTCGACGGCGGGGCCGAAGTCGACGTCCGTGTCCAACAGCGGGGCCACGCTCACCGACTTGGTGGTGCCGTCCTTCTTCTTGTCGCCGTCCATGCCCTGCATGTACAGAGAGACCGTCTTGGAGCGGGTCACCGCGGTCGCACCGGTCCAGGCGGTGACCTTCTGGTAGCCGCGCCAGTCCGACCAGGTCCGCTCGTCCTTCGGGGTGAACGGGTCGTCGCTGTAGTGCCAGGCCGCGCCGCTGTAGTCATATGCGTACTCGACCGCGTCATTGCCCGCCGCCTGATCGGCGACGTCGACGGCCAGCACCCGGTACTTGTTGAACCAGTCGATCGCCGCGTCTTCGGCGCCGTTGATGTGCCAGAACTGCGGATAGCACGAACGGGCGTTTGAGTCCGGGGCCGCGTCCAGAACCTTGCTGCGCGTGCACTCCGGCGACGACAGGGTCACCGTCGTGATCGCACCGGTCTCCGAGGTGACCGTGGAGATCCTCGGGCGGGTCAGCGGCAGGATGTCGTCCGTAGCGTCGACCCGGTTCGGGCGCATCTGATACGTGAAGGACACCGGGTCCAGTACGACGCTCTTCTCACCGGCCTTCCCGGTGTGTTTGATCGACGTCAGCGTCAGTACCTGGTCGGAACTGTCACCGATGTCCCCACCATCGAGATACCGCTGGGTCAGGACCCAGGAGTCCACCGGATCATAGGCAGCCGTGGCGGCGTTGTACGAGTAGGTATTGATCCCCGTCAGACGCTTACGAGAAAAGAACGAGGGGGTCTCGGCACGGCAGTCAGTGTCGTCCTTGGAGCAGATCGCGTCGAACGGCACGTCCGGCCAGTTGTCCGCCGTGTCCTTCGTCAGACTGGAACAGTCCGAGGCCGTGCACCGCTCGGCGTGGTCGAAGGTGACCTTCGCATCCGCCTTGTCCGTGAACAATGCGCCCTTGCGCAGCCCGTACTCGATCCGGGTCAGATACCCGCCCCGCGTGTACGAGGCGCTCGCCTTGGCCGCCTTGTTCTTCTTGTAGTAGTTCGACTCCTTCGTGTACCAGTACGTGGCCGCGTTCCCGCGGGTGTCCTCGACATAGTCCAGGTTCCACCGCCATGCCTGCGTCAGGGACCGGTCCGCGAAGGTGTCGCCCTTGGAATAGCCGGGCTCGCCGGAGTCGTCGCCGAACACCGGGACGGTCCACACCGAGTTGGTGCGCTGCGTGGTCGCGCCGTCCAGCTTGTCCAGACCGAACACGTACTTCGTGCCGTCCCCGGTGATGACGGTCCAGTACTCGCCGTCGTCGTCGCCGTTGTCCGCGCCCGTGGACCGCGTCACAGTTGATGCGTCGTCATCGGCGAGGTGCCACGTGCCGGTCTTGTCGTCCTTGATCAGCTGGGTGGAACTGCCGTTCAGGACCAGACTGGCGTTGTCGTACTTCCAGCACTGATCGAAGACATCCGCGTGACCGTCGTCGTCACACGAGCCGTAACTGCGCTCGATGTAGGACTCCGTGAGACCGAAGCCCTCACCGACGGACGTGCCCTGATTGTTGGTCGTCGCCGTCTGGCCGTCAATGCTGCCGGAGTCGTACGACAACCCCAGCGACGGCGTCGGGCCGGCTGCAGCCGGCGGCATGGTGAACCCGTAGGACCAGGTGAACGAACCCGAGTTACCACCCGCCTGCCACGACGACGACGGCGACAAGGGAGTTGCCGAGAAGTCCCCGGAACCGTTGGCCGACTCGCCTGAACCCGAGCCGGACGCGGTGACCGCGAGAACCGTCACAGCCTCGTTGGAGGAACCGAACGACCTTGTCAGGCGCGTCGACGGGCCACCGTTTGAGGTGTCGGCCAAGTGGACCCTGGCCGACACCGACTGGTGTTCCATGTCATTGCCAGAGGCCAGCGGAGTTTGCTTGCGGCAGCGTGCCTTCTCGGGCGTGGTCAGCGCACATGCCGGAAGCTGAACCAGGCGCAGCCGCTGCGACCAGCCGCCCCCGACTGCCGACGCGAAACCGCTGTAGTCAACACTCACGTCTGCCGCGCCCGGCCGGTCGGCCGAGGCGGTCAGCAGCACACCCGTGATGCCCGCCCTGCGGGCGACCTTCTGATCCAGCACGCTGATCCGCGCCGTCCCTGCCGCCGAAGCCTCCCGCTTCGCAACGGTCCCGGACAACGGGCTCATCGCCATCGGGAGACCGCCCGGCGAAGCCTTGCCCACCCGGCCCGGCTTCAGACCGACCGCGACTTCGCCGTGCTTGGGCCAGCCGGCCCTCCGTTCCGCCCGAGCCCGCCGCGCCTGAGCCGCGTTGGTCCTCTCGTCCTGGGCGACCCTCTGCCGCGCGTTCTTCGCACCCGGACCCTCGAACGCCTTCACCTTGCTCACCGGGGTCCCCGGTACATCCGGTCGCCCCAGACCGTCCGGCGACTGCGCGTGCGCCGCCTGCGCCAGGCCTAGGGGCACCACCAGAGCCAACGCCAGCGACTGCACCAGCAGCCGACGCCGTCTGTCTCGCAACACGCCAATGCGGGACTTTGTTGTGCCTATGCCAAAGACCATGCCCTGCGCTCCGCCCAGTCCCAAAAGAAAGGTCAGCAATTTCGTGCGTGAACGGTCTGCCTGATCTTCACGGATAGAAGGCGGCGTCGTCTCGACTGCCGCTACGTCCGAGTGTCAGTCGCCCACGGTTTCCTCGACCTGGTCAATGCCGGCCATGGCGCCGGCCCACAGACGCACGTCCCAGACCCTGGCCGGCACGTAGTGCTGCCAGGCACCGTTGGTGAAGCCCTTGCCAACGGCGAAGTCGCCGCTGCCGAGCTTGACTGTGAACGCCTGCGCGTCGCCGTCCTGATGGTGACCGAGATACAGACTGATCTTCCCGTTCAGGGAGTTGTAGATGCCAGTCAGGCGCACGGGGCTGTCCAGTACCGCTGTCCCCGCAGAAGCTACCGCGGACAGGGTTCCGTCGTCGTTCAGACGACCGAACTGCCACTTACCGATAGGGACCGTGCGTTCCTCGCCGGTGACGTCATCAAGAAAGGACTCTTTCCCAGTCAATTTGTACCACAGCCCCCATGACGACCCGTCCGCTGTGCGCTGACCCAACACCTGTCCTATATAGCCGACGTCTTTGGACAGGAGTTTCGCCGAGTCCAGTTGCACCAGTGTTGTGACGGTGAACGAGGCGTGCTCCGACACCAGCGGGCCGCTCGTGCTCGCCGTACCGTCGTTGCCGTCGAACAGCATGGCGCCATCGTCCAGCGTGGAGCCGCCGGTCAGTGTCAAGTTCTTGCCGTAGCCAGAAGTGGTGTCGGGAACCGTGGTGCCACTGCCCTGGTCTGGGCTCCAGTCAGCCACCAGTTCCACACCCGCGAATGAGTCGGAACTGAACAGCTGAGCCTCACGCGCGATCTCTTCGGGTGTCAGAACACGTTGCCAGACCGCCACCTCGTCGATCGAGCCTGGGAAGTAGTTCGTGTAGCTGCTGGTGCCGGTCTGGGTGCGCCCGAACTGGAGAGGCTCGGTCGACGGCCATGAGCCTTCCGTCGTGACAGCTTTGTACTGCAATCGGCCATCGACGTAGAACTTCAACTGCTTCGTGGCCGGATCATACGAACCCGCAAGAAATGTCCACACACCTGTTTGCGCCGGGAAGACGGCGGGCGTCCCCCAGTAGCCGCTGCCGTCGGCCTTGCGAATGCCGAAGTACCAGTTCTTCAGAGCGCCCGAATACCAGAACGCGAACGGATCGCCGTCGGGTCCCCGCTGAGACAAGACGGTCGCATAGCCAGCCTTCTTTTCCAGCCTCACCCACGCCGACAGCGTGAACGCCGACCGGGTCTCCAGTACTGGCGCCCCGGTCTGGGCATACCCGGTGGTCCCGTTCAGGGAGAGACCCCGATCAGTGAC
Coding sequences within it:
- a CDS encoding winged helix-turn-helix domain-containing protein encodes the protein MRFGAAEMFEQGVRPPEAARRLRVSRKSAYAWHAAWRKGGRAALVSKGAGGFPCQLSDGQAERLQVGLEAGPAAHGWMEDQRWTLARVAELIHRLFGYQYTPRGVSYLLHRLGWSPQVPAHRAVERDEQPVARWRTEQWSRVRGRPSSWARG
- a CDS encoding IS630 family transposase — protein: MADGAVVAGKRTAQLLGAWIVFEDEAGQDLKPAKGRTWSRRGRTPVIKVTGKGSGRVLMAGMICLRPGRETRLIYRTQTYRGRTGEKKGFRAREFAALLTDTHRRLGAPLIVVWDNASTHHAKALREFCDRNSDWLIIVKLPPYAPDLNPVEGVWAHVKKSLANPAPRAIEDLTPLVKNRLRGIQRRPEVLDGLIAETGLAPEPP
- a CDS encoding polymorphic toxin-type HINT domain-containing protein, with the translated sequence MPPAAAGPTPSLGLSYDSGSIDGQTATTNNQGTSVGEGFGLTESYIERSYGSCDDDGHADVFDQCWKYDNASLVLNGSSTQLIKDDKTGTWHLADDDASTVTRSTGADNGDDDGEYWTVITGDGTKYVFGLDKLDGATTQRTNSVWTVPVFGDDSGEPGYSKGDTFADRSLTQAWRWNLDYVEDTRGNAATYWYTKESNYYKKNKAAKASASYTRGGYLTRIEYGLRKGALFTDKADAKVTFDHAERCTASDCSSLTKDTADNWPDVPFDAICSKDDTDCRAETPSFFSRKRLTGINTYSYNAATAAYDPVDSWVLTQRYLDGGDIGDSSDQVLTLTSIKHTGKAGEKSVVLDPVSFTYQMRPNRVDATDDILPLTRPRISTVTSETGAITTVTLSSPECTRSKVLDAAPDSNARSCYPQFWHINGAEDAAIDWFNKYRVLAVDVADQAAGNDAVEYAYDYSGAAWHYSDDPFTPKDERTWSDWRGYQKVTAWTGATAVTRSKTVSLYMQGMDGDKKKDGTTKSVSVAPLLDTDVDFGPAVDRDRYKGVLRQQVTYNGNQPIASTFNNYTYRQTAVQTVPDAAGRLALWVRPTTTYTSTYLTGSKTWRSRATNQHYDTLGMVTSSDDYGQVGKGGDETCTRTWYARNSGLGITSLVSRKRTVAQPCTVTDSKLGLPASSSTRGDVLLDVAAVFDNPKAAGWSAAQKPTKDELTWMGRVTGYAVTADTAGERLPTGWQTVANASYDPLGRLLSETNAAGHTTSIAYTPVDAGPLTKTISTDAKGYRSVNFLDPRRGLALRSYDINLKKTENSYDALGRLTAVWTPDRSRGAGDAASEIFTYHPGNTKPSWVSTSTLKKDGVTYNTGYALYDSLLRPIQTQSPTPQGGRLLTDRRYDTRGLAYETHADIFDTTSTPNGTYTRVSSGEAPRQTETVFDGAGRATSSTLYVFGVKKWSTTTSYTGDSTATTALDGGSAKRTITDVRGQATETREYASVSPADTAFGTGPGASYTSVKFTYAPDGKQASVTGPDGAKWSYGYDLFGRQTSADDPDKGKATAEYNALDQVTKTTDSRGTSLLTAYDELGRPTGTWTGSKTDANQQTAYTYDTVLKGLPTTSTRYVGGKTGAAYTREITQYDTLGRPTATELRLPDSDPFVKAGVPSTLAHETYYNIDGTQQYEKEPALGGLESEIIEFRYDDLGDLTSMPGYLRNATYSALGQPEQLTSGTGGEGTKDVYVTNTYEAGTGRLARSHVTDQTHPYMLQDLNYTYDQTGNVTEINDPTTLGGHTSADTQCFTYDAHQRLTEAWTPASQNCTDTRDTATLTGPAPYWTSYTYNTAGQRLTETAHTGTGDKHTTYCYTSTTQPHTLTGTTTKSDCTSPERSYSYYATGNTKTRPGSSAGQELIWSPEGKLTKLTEAGTSTDYIYDAGGNLLIRSTQDGERVLYDGATELHLRADGTTWAQRYYSAAGITAAMRSNQTGHEKLTFLTGDRHGTSSLALTPDTAQTYTKRYTTPFGADRGTPAYGPWPDDKGFLGKTRDTNTGLTHIGAREYDPTIGQFLSTDPLLSPNDVQSLNGYSYAANNPTTASDPTGLKPVSTCDRGCTDGTDTYRDWFSPNSDGTWGYHWENDHYLYDSQNRVHSIVKRGSDQPTVGTKVTYNHYPVTALTLAIKMVVPDIGEWKACAGNPGLNSHCGWAATDLPLPTKYFKALKLLKLKKLKRAEEAGEAVEDAAGDVADAGKTARHGEPEGTGCSFTPDTPVLMDHGKTKPIAEIKPGDKVEAADPATGKHRNPHTVTATHVNHDYDLIDLRIRRTDGTTATVHTNAKHPFWDDTLHTWVPAGQLQPGHALNTATNHHVRVAAVTVRPGDRDMYNLTVDTLHTYYVLAGATPVLVHNCGEVAVDTNAVTDALSGARTAEVDAALAGRAPVLSPTAHRELLEGGHSADAIGSWLSERGGRMGPASTSEGVASLQARLRGMWKGKSFNPMIADDDASVLHSAIQDGLPIITNDKRFYKNIERLGYSSERY